The Lacerta agilis isolate rLacAgi1 chromosome 14, rLacAgi1.pri, whole genome shotgun sequence sequence GTGTGGATGCGCTGGTGCATGGCCAGGTCGGCCGGCTGGCGGAAGGCCTTGCCGCACTTGTCGCATGCGTAGGGCTTGAGGCCCTGGTGCGCCCGCTGGTGCCGCCGGAAGCTGGAGGGGTCACTGAACATGCGCCCGCACTGCGGGCACAGGAAAGGCTTCTCCCCGGAGTGCGTGCGCTGGTGGCTCTGGAAGGAGGAGAGCTGCGTGAAGCCCTTGCCGCACAGGCTGCAGCGGTAGGGCTTGTGGGCCGCGTGGATGCGCTGGTGGCAGGCCAGCGACGACGAGCGCGAGAAGGCCTTGCCACAGTCTTGGCACAGGAAGGGCCGCTCACCCGTGTGCGAGCGCTCGTGGTTCTTCAGGTCCTTGAGCTCGGCGTAGGTCTTGTGACACGCCTGGCACTGGTAGGGGCGCAGCCCGGCGTGGGTGCGGCGGTGCTTGCGGAAGACCGAAGGGTCGGCGAAGCGCTTGCCGCACTCGCCGCAGGagtagggcttctcgcccgtgtgggaGCGCTGGTGGATCTTCAGCTTGGAGAGCGTGCCGTAGCCCTTGTGGCACTGCTGGCAGCGGAAGGGGAGGTCCCCCGTGTGGCGGGCCATGTGCACCCGCAGGCAGACCGGCTGCATGAAGGCCTTGCCGCACTCGTGGCACACAAAGGGCTTCTCGCCGCTGTGGCTGCGCCCGTGGTTGCGCAGCTCGGGCGCCGTCTTATAGGCCTTGGCGCACAGCTGGCACTGGAAGGGGCGCTCCGTCTGGTGGCTGAGCTGGTGCTTGCGGAGCTGCCCGCGGTCGGGGAACTCCTTCCTGCAGCTAGGGCAGGACAGCTTGCCGGGCAAGCCGGTCGCGTGGGACTTCAGGTGGCGCAGCACGCGGGGCGCATTCGGAAAGGTCTTGCTGCACGTCAGGCACTTGTAGCGCCGCCCGGATTGGATGTagccaggctcctcctcctcctcatcgtcCTCCAGCTTCACCTCCACccctgactcctcctcctccacagcctccGCCATTTCTGGAGAGGCCACTGCCtgaaacaaacaagcagaaggaagctaaaagttggaggcagcaatgctcccgaatatttatttattggttggtTTGATTTGTTCACTGCCCTTcctccgtagatctcagggtggttcgcaacgTAAGAACACAAGATAAAAACGCAAGAAACATtgtaaaaacaagaataa is a genomic window containing:
- the ZNF668 gene encoding zinc finger protein 668 is translated as MEPQTKEKANRQRREQAVASPEMAEAVEEEESGVEVKLEDDEEEEEPGYIQSGRRYKCLTCSKTFPNAPRVLRHLKSHATGLPGKLSCPSCRKEFPDRGQLRKHQLSHQTERPFQCQLCAKAYKTAPELRNHGRSHSGEKPFVCHECGKAFMQPVCLRVHMARHTGDLPFRCQQCHKGYGTLSKLKIHQRSHTGEKPYSCGECGKRFADPSVFRKHRRTHAGLRPYQCQACHKTYAELKDLKNHERSHTGERPFLCQDCGKAFSRSSSLACHQRIHAAHKPYRCSLCGKGFTQLSSFQSHQRTHSGEKPFLCPQCGRMFSDPSSFRRHQRAHQGLKPYACDKCGKAFRQPADLAMHQRIHTGERPHKCPQCDKSFVASWDLKRHLLVHSGQRPHQCGECGKRFAERASLTKHYRVHSGERPFKCGSCGKAFVVSSSLRKHERTHGNEGGDKPAPLANQDLLATDQAAIVVATVMPACGECGEAFGSAQELRRHERLLHPSLRPFPCPECGKGFLDRAGLRKHERIHSGVRPHACPQCPKAFLGASDLRKHLKTHAAPENRSPDDTVVTATITTYEQLLPAHIHPHHDDDGMETDKDSPSDCLPEGLTEPS